One Zymoseptoria tritici IPO323 chromosome 5, whole genome shotgun sequence genomic window, TGCCTCGAACATAAGGTACTTCCCGCCCACTACCATTGCCGCCACGCAATATCGCGACTCGAACGAGTGCGAGCCTCATACCTGCCGCGTGGGATCGAAACCTAACAATCGACCAGCATCTGGACTGCAGTCTGCTGTCGTGATCGCTCGCCATCCACTCGTTCGGCGAACCACGAGTCTCGCAGCCCTGCATCCCGCGACTCCCTCCCACTCACCGCAGCACCGTTCCAGACCAATCCAGGATTTGCTTGTGCTCGATACTCTGCCTAACCTTTGGCTCCCTTGCTATAAGGTTCATCTTGCTCCAGACCGCTCCCGGCTCGACCGAACATCCTTCGCCCCATCTTGGAGGTCACCTACATATCTCGGCCTCATCCCCGTGGTGATCCTCTTTCTCACCACCGGCCGCTGTCGATTTGATCACCATGGCTTCGACATCTAGCAAGATCGGCCATGGCCTGGCGAAAGTGCTTGGGATCAAACTGGATTACCGCAATGAGACCGGCGCGCCCAACAAACTCACTCGCGGCGAAtccgtcttctccgtcgACAGCGCCGACAGCTATGTCGAGGCGGAACCCACCACCCTCGACTGGTTCAAAGACGTCCTTCCGACGCCTCGCGAGATTGGAACATACGGTCGCAATCTTTTTCCCTTCACACGCTGGATCATGAGATACAATCTGCAATGGCTGTATGGAGATCTGGTCGCCGGCATCACCGTCGGCGCTGTTGTCGTGCCGCAGAGCATGGCCTACGCGAAGCTGGCACTGCTCCCGGTCGAATACGGATTATACTCGTCGTTCATGGGAGTGCTCATCTACTGGTTCTTTGCTACCTCGAAGGATATTACCATCGGTGTATGTGTGATGGTATCTCATCCTATAGATGAAAGCTGACAATTATTCTCAGCCCGTCGCCGTCATGTCGACCATTGTCGGCAATGTCGTGGCCAAAGTCACAAAAGAAAACCCAGACCTCGAGCCTCACGTCGTTGCATCGGCCCTTGCCGTTCTCGCGGGCGCAATCGTCTGTGCCCTGGGTCTTGCACGTCTGGGTTGGCTCGTCGAGTTAATCTCGCTGTCCGCCATCTCGGCTTTCATGACTGGCTCGGCCATCAACATTTCCGCCGGACAAGTCGCGAATTTGCTGGGATTGCAAACAACATCATCGAAACCTCCCGGATTTCTCAACACTCGCGATTCAACATATCTGGTCATCATCAACTCTTTCCGAGCGCTGCCCACCGCGAAGCTCGATGCCGCTTTGGGTCTGACTGCATTATTCATGCTCTATGCCATCCGATCGGGATTCAATTTCCTGGCGAGGAGGCAGCCCAACCACAAGAAGCTTTGGTTCTTCATGAGCACGCTCCGTACGGCGTTCGTAATCCTGCTGTACACACTCATCAGTTGGCTCTGCAACTTGAACCTCCCGGACCACAACGCTGCCAAGTCGCCATTCCGCATTCTCGGCTCCGTCCCTCGAGGTTTCCGCCACGCCGGTGTTCCAACAGTCAATTCGAGCATCATCAAATTGTTTGCGTCGGAACTGCCGGCCTccgtcatcgtcctcctcatcgagcACATCTCCATCGCAAAATCGTTCGGACGAGTTAATAACTACACAATCGACCCTTCGCAAGAGCTTGTTGCTATTGGTGTGAGCAACCTGCTCGGGCCATTCCTCGGCGCCTACCCGGCGACAGGATCATTCTCCCGCACTGCTATCAAGTCCAAAGCTGGTGTGCGCACTCCCTTTGCCGGTGTCATCACCGCGCTTGTGGTTCTCCTTGCAATCTATGCCCTCCCCGCTGTCTTCTTCTACATTCCCAATGCGGCTCTTTCCGCTGTCATCATCCACGCCGTCGGAGATCTCATCACTCCACCCAACACCGTCTACCAGTTCTGGCGCATTGCTCCGATTGAAgtcgtcatcttcttcgccggtgTCATCGTCACCATTTTCACCAGCATCGAAATCGGCGTCTACGTCACGGTCACCACCTCCATGGCCGTGTTCCTCTTCCGCGTATTCAAAGCCCAAGGTCGCTTCCTTGGTCGCGTCAAGGTTCACTCGGTCATCGGCGATCATCTCACGGACGGCGACGATAACAAGCCAGCCACCACCCGCATTGGCGCTGACAACGACCCAAACACATCCGCTCGCAACATTTTCCTTCCCATCAATCACAAGGACGGCTCCAATCCTTCTATCAAGGCTCAGCACCCGTACCCCGGTGTCTTCATCTACCGCTTTTCCGAAGCCTTCAACTACCCCAACGCAAATCACTATCTCGACTACCTCACCCAAGTCATCTTCGCCGAAACTCGCCGCACAAACGCCAACTCCTTCGCCCGCCCAGGTGATCGGCCGTGGAACGACCCGGGTCCGAAGAGGGGCCAGGAGCACCTCATCGAGTCCGATCCCCGCCCAACACTCAAAGCCATCATCCTCGACTTTTCCTCCGTCAACAATGTCGACATCACTTCCGTACAGAACCTCATCGACGTTCGCAACCAACTCGACCGCTACACCGACCCAGAACGAGTCCAGTGGCACTTCGCCTGCATCAACAACCGCTGGACCAAGAGAGCCCTGGTCTCCGCTGGCTTCGGATACCCGTCCTTCTCCGACGACACCGCCCCCGGTTTCGAGCGCTGGAAACCAatcttctccgtcgccgAACTCGGCggctccttctccgccgccgccaccgccgaggAACGTCAGAACAAAGACCTCGTTCGTCAGCGTACCCGGGATCTCGAGGAGAGTCGCCACGGTGGGACGAACCACGGACATGACGAAGACAGCATCGAGCGCCATTCCGACTCCGGCTCCAGCGAAAACGACATCGACAAGCAGCTGCAGAAGAGCGATGCGTATGGCGTTCACGGCGGCGGGAGCAATGAGGGAATGCTGAGGGTCGCGGTCGTGCAGGGTTTGAACAGGCCATTCTTCCATATTGATTTGACGAGTGCGGTGCAGAGTGCTGTGCATAATATCGAGGCGCATGGGAACGAGGGACGGAAGAGTGGAGATGGCTTGAAGGCGCTGTAGAAAGAGGAGAGACTTATATTTGGGTTGCATGTAACGGCCGCATACTTCTtcgttggagaggaggatttggGATATAGATATTGTGCGTGGAGATGTCGCTATACATGAGAGC contains:
- the MGSUL1 gene encoding MGSUL1 probable sulphate transporter 1 (Probable sulphate transporter, similar to cys14 of N. crassa. Note there are four sulphate transporter-like proteins in this species.), which gives rise to MASTSSKIGHGLAKVLGIKLDYRNETGAPNKLTRGESVFSVDSADSYVEAEPTTLDWFKDVLPTPREIGTYGRNLFPFTRWIMRYNLQWLYGDLVAGITVGAVVVPQSMAYAKLALLPVEYGLYSSFMGVLIYWFFATSKDITIGPVAVMSTIVGNVVAKVTKENPDLEPHVVASALAVLAGAIVCALGLARLGWLVELISLSAISAFMTGSAINISAGQVANLLGLQTTSSKPPGFLNTRDSTYLVIINSFRALPTAKLDAALGLTALFMLYAIRSGFNFLARRQPNHKKLWFFMSTLRTAFVILLYTLISWLCNLNLPDHNAAKSPFRILGSVPRGFRHAGVPTVNSSIIKLFASELPASVIVLLIEHISIAKSFGRVNNYTIDPSQELVAIGVSNLLGPFLGAYPATGSFSRTAIKSKAGVRTPFAGVITALVVLLAIYALPAVFFYIPNAALSAVIIHAVGDLITPPNTVYQFWRIAPIEVVIFFAGVIVTIFTSIEIGVYVTVTTSMAVFLFRVFKAQGRFLGRVKVHSVIGDHLTDGDDNKPATTRIGADNDPNTSARNIFLPINHKDGSNPSIKAQHPYPGVFIYRFSEAFNYPNANHYLDYLTQVIFAETRRTNANSFARPGDRPWNDPGPKRGQEHLIESDPRPTLKAIILDFSSVNNVDITSVQNLIDVRNQLDRYTDPERVQWHFACINNRWTKRALVSAGFGYPSFSDDTAPGFERWKPIFSVAELGGSFSAAATAEERQNKDLVRQRTRDLEESRHGGTNHGHDEDSIERHSDSGSSENDIDKQLQKSDAYGVHGGGSNEGMLRVAVVQGLNRPFFHIDLTSAVQSAVHNIEAHGNEGRKSGDGLKAL